The genomic window CTGTCAATCCGACTGCTTCTGCTGTACAATTCTACCTATACATTCTATCTAACCATACATCCATCCCTAGCTCGATTTCTATCTGTCCTATGTGTATCTATGAATGTGTCTCTACAGAAAGAACTGGGTATAGTATTCATTGAGGTACCTTCTGTGGtcacaagatggcagcagcaCATCCTCCACTGCAGGTGAGAATAATCCTCAATGTAGAAATGATCAGCAGCACACtttgtcctgtttttctttttcaaatgcTGCTAAATGTAAATTCTGATCACCAAACCATGTAAACCTCAGGTTTAGTGCATATTTTCTCATTAAGAAAATTGAACATCAAGGTTTCATGATGTTCTTTGCATAAGAGATGACTGCTCCATAAACATGCTAATGTGAGTCCTCACTGTCCATGTGCAATATGGCCACAGCCAAAGGAAAAGCTCTGAGGACACTACACAGGAAAGTTTCTATCAAAATGAGTTAAGATGACACAGCTTCAAAAGGTGGAAAATGTTTGAGCGTGATTCAAAGTTCTGACAGGGACAAGTCTTTTTAAACAGttctacattttaaaatgactctGTCCACTACAGAGGAGTCGCAAAGGGAGGGCGTGTACTCATTCTGACAAAAAAGTGTCACTGCTCATTACTCACTGTGGCAGAAAGGTGAGATGTAAGAGGAAACTAATTCAatagagagaaggagaagttCATGAACATCTGCTTTGTACACCCAAGGTAAGATGGGACTAGCATTACAGGGCAGGGCTCTATGTTAAAATACACATCTGTAGAAACTGTGCCACCTACCATTTTCTGTGACGATAACATCTGTGTGGGAGCTGCCATACTTGTGTATATGGTCCACCGCCTCCTGCATGCTGTCCACCACCTCCATACAGCACTCTAGGTCACCATACTCTACCCTCAGGGACTTGGCCTCTGACGGGCTGAAGGTCAGGTAGGAGGCGAACCGAGGGCCTGCATAAATCTTCACCTGGTAaacaaatattgttttttaatcatcttTTGGTAGAAGCTTGAGATTAGTTTAGTTCACAAGTCACTTACAGCATGACAAAATGTCCCACACTGCTTGTACTCATATTAATATGGATGGATTAATTTGGTAGTTTACCCGTTCATTGCGCAGCATGTCAATGATCTGGTCAAACAGCGGGGTTCTAAGGAGGTCCCGATGAATCAGCAGCGTTTCCATGGCATTGCATGCAGCTGGGTAGTCACACTTGGAGTCtcttactaaaaaaaaaaatgcatcaatCACTAACATGCTTACATTTAGGAGGGGACATTTATCTTACTAACataaaagaaatatatatttagaaATGGAAACACTGAATTAACTGACCGATTTTTACGACTTTATCAACACTGGCGTCTGCATCCACGTAAACATGGCAAATTCCCTCACTGTGACCGAGCACTGGGATGCCCTTGGCTGCTCGCTGAATGTCCCGCACCAGCTTTGATGAACCTCGGGGGATAATCAAGTCGATCATCTTGTCTAGTCGGCACagatcctccacctcctcacgAGTGCTCACCTTTGTAAGGGATACAAGATTGGAACTGACGATGGGGCCTTTTCATTAACACTTGTTTGTTCCCTGTGTTATATAAAGATTATATGAGGTTTGGTTTTAAATATGCATGTAAACTTTTACCAGCTGTACAGCCTCTCTGACTCCATGCATGGTAAGAGCTTCCTGGGTGATCTGGTGAAGAACGCGGTTGGTATTTGCTGCCTCTTTGCCTCCTTTCAACAGAAGGGCATTGCCACTGGCTATGGCCAGAGCTGACACCTAGAAACACATATGGATAGCTTATCTCAAGAAAGagtggcaaaaataaaaaccgtATTTTTGTGTAGCATCATGTTCTGCAGAGATACCTGCGGCAGGCAGTCAGGTCGAGCTTCAAAGATGACCAGAAGAACTCCAATAGGTATGGTAATCTGCTCCAGCTCCAGGTTGTGAGCCACCCTGGTCCTACGAAGCACACGGCCCACACTATCCTGGGCTAACACAGCAATCTGGCGCAGACCTATGGCCAAACTATTAAGTTTGGCTGGTGACAGGCTCAGACGCTTAAGCATGGCTGGAGGCAAATGGCctagacagagaaaacacagttaAACTTTACAGTGGACAATACAGTACATCCATGTGAGGGGAAAGGGATTGTTGCCCTCTGGTGGTGAGGTATGGAATCATCTCCCTAAATCAGTTAAGCCCTCTCAAGAACAACTTCACATCCAGTCTCAAATTTTACTGTTAATTTGcagtataaacacagaaaaattgCTAGAATATAAAATATCAGGAGGTTAAAAACTTCCTAATATTATAAACTGGGTTTTATACTGCTCCATCCCCACTTAACATGACTAGATGAAACATCCTGTCACCTGCACAGACAGCCTGGTCCATGTCCACCTTGTTTGCAGCCAGAATGTCTTCCTTCCGTTCGGTCAGAAGCTCAGCTAGATGGCAGATGATCTCACTCCTCTGACAACATAGATACAGTCAGGCTCTCTAACTGACGTGCAGGACTTGCAAATTAACATATTTACAAAAAGATGTAAATGTAGAACAATGTATCACCTGGTCTGGATGCAGAGATGCCAGGCTTCTTCCAGAGTTACGAGCcatttctgtctgctgctccacagACGGGCCTGGAGAAAAGTACATATAATCACATCTAACCATGATGATAATGACAAATGAAGAAAGTGAACTAGACTCACCAGCTGGTTTGATTTCAGAGAAGAAGGTCCCCACCTTCTTTCCCTCTACAATGTCAGTGATGACGTGGCCTGTTACTTTAGGGTGGGTGCCATTTGCAATGACCACTGATGTGCCACCTTGAAGAGCCCAAATCGCAGCCttcacctacagacacacattttagaaaatgtttttgaacTTTAATACAAAACTAAATACAGGTTTCCTTAAATTAGCTGTAACTGTAAACATACCTTGGCCTCCATGCCTCCAATTCCAACTCTGGACTTTGTACCATATGTGATGGACAGCTGGTCTCCAGGGTAGAAAATGTCTATGAGCTTGGCATCATCAGTTCCAGGGGGGCTGTTGTATAGTCCTATAAAGATTAACAATTCTTAAAACCAACTTATTTGGCCACACATAGGACAGAATACACTCTAACACTAGCTGAAATCTCTCCAACATCAGCCCTAAACCCAAACAGTTGAAGCTGCTGGCTCTATAGCCGTGTCCCTGATTTATGTGGAACCCTTTTGTCAACCCCATCAGTATCAGTGTCAAACATGAAGGCAGaaggtctgtgtttgtctttctcaTTTGACACTCAGAGTGATGTTTTCTTCCCCAAGTTAAGGAGCGCAGACAGATGGTGTTGTTACCCAACAACTgacccagacagacacacacacacacacaccttccacgTCAGACAGTGCGATGAGCAGGTCAGCCTTCATCTCTACAGCTAGCCGTGCTGCCAGGCTGTCATTGTCCTTAATGCTGATCACCTACAGAAACAAAAAATTACAAATGTAAGCTCCTAATGATAAAAAAACTGGTGACAGAAAGTGTGTAAAAAAGTGTGCAAAGGCATTACCAATATTGTCTgtgataatatttttttaaacaataaaataaatactttcGAAAATTAAACCATCTTTACCACCAAAATTTGTGGTAGCAATACTTAACTGGCTGTAAAAGTTTAAGTGAGACTGAATTATGTGAGAAAATGGTGTTAGTCATTCTTGAAGGAGCTTTTGTAAAGGAAGAATCTACCAACAGATGTTAGCCCAGGTCCCAGCACCTCCTGCATGCACATGCTTCAGTGGTTGAGGGCAGAGCTGATAAGGTGAGGCAGGGTGGCAGAGGTGTTTCAGAAAGGCATGTTAATAAACACCATCTCTGTCAAACGCCCTTAGCacccctgctgctgccaccgccACCGTCACCACCACTAGCGTCGCCCCCATGCTGTCTGTACCCACATTTACCCCCTGCAGATCACTGTTGGGCTCAGGAGGGGGCACCACAGCATCATTGGTGTTGATGATTGGCACGATGTTCATgcgcagcagctcctgcagcgtACTGTTCAGGTTCTGTCTTTTTTGGTCGTCATGGAAATCCAGATTTGTCACCAGGACCTGacagcacagagggacacaaagATTTTAGTATGAGCTGTGAGTGACAATAGTAAAGTACAAATATTTGTAGTGCAGTAAGACATAAGTACCTGTGCAGTGCAAGTGCTGTACTGGGTGAACATGGCCTCATACAGAGCCATGAGGCCACTCTGTCCAGCTGCAGCACAAGCCCGGGCCTCCAGCACTGGCAAAGACTGCATCACAAACGTTTAGGACATGCTTagataaaatcaaatcaaatatgcATTGGGAAGCAGTGAGAGTAGCAACAAAGTCCTAAAACCAGCAGCAGTATTCTTTCTTGTAGCTCCACCTCTCCCTACCATGTCTTTGAGCTGATTTTGTCCAGAGTGCAGCGCCTGTCTGACACTCTGGGACAGCAGGATCTCGTGTCTTAATCTTTGCTTGCCAAAGGCCACAGCTCCACTGGTGACAATCATCATCTCCCTGCCTTGGTTTTGCAGCATAGCCACCtagacaacaacacaaccaaGTAGGAAAAATAACTCACAACAgattaagaaaaacaaactttttttttttacttatccCCAGTAGTAACTGCAAATATTGTTACCACTGCGGATCAACATCTCACCTGCTCCACAATAGAGGCCAGCCTTCCCAGGGCCAAACCACACTCATCGCCACGAGTGACCACAGCACTGCCAAGCTTCACCACAATCCTCTTGGCCTGGCGCAGCTCACCGCGGTGTGCAAAGGAGTTACCATGAACCCTGCCCTGTGGAACTAAACAGAAGAGGGGACGTTATGTTTACCTCAACAGAAGAAGACTTTTACTGATTATTTCTTTCTCAACTTTATCCTTTGACTTGTTACACAAAGTAAAAATAGTATTAAGGTGTTTGAAAAACCCTAAAAACAAATGTGCTTATGTAACAACGCTTCTCCTTTACATAACTGTGCAAAGCAGCATGTTTTGCTGCTGTATTTGTGTCATTGATTACATGCATTGGACAAACAGCCCTCCCCTGCATCTATCTGTAACCTGGAAACAGATAATCACAGCCTTTAAACTGCCACATCAGCAGGCCAAGCAGAGAAAAGCCTG from Parambassis ranga chromosome 19, fParRan2.1, whole genome shotgun sequence includes these protein-coding regions:
- the aldh18a1 gene encoding delta-1-pyrroline-5-carboxylate synthase isoform X2, with amino-acid sequence MLQNQGREMMIVTSGAVAFGKQRLRHEILLSQSVRQALHSGQNQLKDMSLPVLEARACAAAGQSGLMALYEAMFTQYSTCTAQVLVTNLDFHDDQKRQNLNSTLQELLRMNIVPIINTNDAVVPPPEPNSDLQGVISIKDNDSLAARLAVEMKADLLIALSDVEGLYNSPPGTDDAKLIDIFYPGDQLSITYGTKSRVGIGGMEAKVKAAIWALQGGTSVVIANGTHPKVTGHVITDIVEGKKVGTFFSEIKPAGPSVEQQTEMARNSGRSLASLHPDQRSEIICHLAELLTERKEDILAANKVDMDQAVCAGHLPPAMLKRLSLSPAKLNSLAIGLRQIAVLAQDSVGRVLRRTRVAHNLELEQITIPIGVLLVIFEARPDCLPQVSALAIASGNALLLKGGKEAANTNRVLHQITQEALTMHGVREAVQLVSTREEVEDLCRLDKMIDLIIPRGSSKLVRDIQRAAKGIPVLGHSEGICHVYVDADASVDKVVKIVRDSKCDYPAACNAMETLLIHRDLLRTPLFDQIIDMLRNERVKIYAGPRFASYLTFSPSEAKSLRVEYGDLECCMEVVDSMQEAVDHIHKYGSSHTDVIVTENESTAEQFLQQLDSACVFWNASSRFADGYRFGLGAEVGISTARIHARGPVGLEGLLTTKWVLRGNGHTAADFSENGTMKYLHENLPVGQSLPGQRDSN
- the aldh18a1 gene encoding delta-1-pyrroline-5-carboxylate synthase isoform X1; amino-acid sequence: MLQNQGREMMIVTSGAVAFGKQRLRHEILLSQSVRQALHSGQNQLKDMSLPVLEARACAAAGQSGLMALYEAMFTQYSTCTAQVLVTNLDFHDDQKRQNLNSTLQELLRMNIVPIINTNDAVVPPPEPNSDLQGVNVISIKDNDSLAARLAVEMKADLLIALSDVEGLYNSPPGTDDAKLIDIFYPGDQLSITYGTKSRVGIGGMEAKVKAAIWALQGGTSVVIANGTHPKVTGHVITDIVEGKKVGTFFSEIKPAGPSVEQQTEMARNSGRSLASLHPDQRSEIICHLAELLTERKEDILAANKVDMDQAVCAGHLPPAMLKRLSLSPAKLNSLAIGLRQIAVLAQDSVGRVLRRTRVAHNLELEQITIPIGVLLVIFEARPDCLPQVSALAIASGNALLLKGGKEAANTNRVLHQITQEALTMHGVREAVQLVSTREEVEDLCRLDKMIDLIIPRGSSKLVRDIQRAAKGIPVLGHSEGICHVYVDADASVDKVVKIVRDSKCDYPAACNAMETLLIHRDLLRTPLFDQIIDMLRNERVKIYAGPRFASYLTFSPSEAKSLRVEYGDLECCMEVVDSMQEAVDHIHKYGSSHTDVIVTENESTAEQFLQQLDSACVFWNASSRFADGYRFGLGAEVGISTARIHARGPVGLEGLLTTKWVLRGNGHTAADFSENGTMKYLHENLPVGQSLPGQRDSN